One region of Syntrophobacter fumaroxidans MPOB genomic DNA includes:
- a CDS encoding universal stress protein: protein MERRLLITVGDDKDSLYGVRFVGSFFKSKADLRLTLLHVAPRFESMDARESMLLHRIDEMLSEIYDKKGREALEMSRRILLHEGFFDSQIESRLILKHYGMIEDILGEARRGKCHAVVLGRRGHSIFERVFYPSFSREMMELEVDIPLWICKRPARELENVLLCVDGSDASQRIVDHVVSMLEKEVRHRITLLHVDEGTGRNVKEIMESSRERLRGSGIPEHRIRSLVIRARDAGKAIWREAAANAYAVVAVGRHGTADENAAERGFMSSKGMELLEMLNKPALWVSR from the coding sequence GGATTCCCTGTACGGAGTGCGTTTCGTCGGCTCCTTTTTCAAGTCGAAGGCGGACCTGAGACTGACCCTCCTGCACGTCGCTCCGCGGTTCGAATCGATGGACGCCCGGGAGAGCATGCTCCTGCACCGCATCGATGAAATGCTCTCGGAGATCTACGACAAGAAAGGCCGTGAAGCACTGGAGATGAGCCGCAGGATCCTCTTGCACGAAGGTTTCTTCGACAGCCAGATCGAGAGCCGGTTGATTCTCAAGCACTACGGAATGATCGAAGACATTCTGGGCGAAGCCAGGCGCGGGAAATGCCATGCCGTCGTTCTGGGCCGGCGCGGGCATTCGATCTTCGAGCGGGTGTTCTATCCCAGCTTTTCCCGTGAAATGATGGAGCTCGAGGTGGACATCCCGCTCTGGATCTGCAAGCGCCCCGCCAGGGAACTCGAGAATGTGCTGCTGTGCGTCGACGGGTCGGACGCCAGCCAGAGGATCGTCGATCATGTGGTCTCGATGCTGGAAAAAGAGGTGCGGCACCGGATCACGCTGCTGCACGTCGACGAGGGAACCGGTCGGAACGTGAAGGAAATCATGGAATCGTCCAGGGAGCGGCTTCGCGGGAGCGGCATCCCGGAACATCGAATCAGGAGCCTGGTGATCCGCGCCCGGGACGCGGGGAAGGCGATCTGGCGGGAAGCAGCCGCGAACGCTTACGCGGTCGTGGCCGTCGGACGGCATGGAACCGCCGATGAGAACGCGGCCGAGCGCGGGTTCATGAGCTCCAAGGGGATGGAGCTGCTCGAGATGCTGAACAAACCCGCGTTGTGGGTGAGCAGGTGA
- a CDS encoding isochorismatase family protein, with the protein MRHEVIADAEDSLLLIIDVQEAMVKVVERMKPTVDRVNQLIESARILDVPIVVTEQYRKGLGTTVAQVKIDLDANPAFHKEHFSACLEDGFLETVRGFGRRKIVVAGMETHVCVLQTALDLIASGYQVHLVRNAVTSRFNEDWETAVELLRDAGAVITTAEIVIFQWARRANTERFRRLLPIVK; encoded by the coding sequence ATGCGTCATGAAGTCATCGCCGATGCGGAAGACAGCCTGCTCCTGATCATCGACGTTCAGGAGGCAATGGTGAAGGTCGTGGAACGAATGAAGCCGACGGTCGACAGGGTGAACCAGTTGATCGAGTCCGCTCGAATACTGGACGTGCCGATCGTGGTCACCGAACAATACCGGAAGGGACTCGGAACCACCGTCGCGCAGGTGAAAATCGACCTGGACGCCAATCCCGCTTTCCACAAGGAGCATTTCAGCGCCTGTCTCGAGGACGGTTTCCTCGAGACCGTTCGCGGGTTCGGGCGACGCAAAATCGTGGTCGCCGGCATGGAAACCCATGTCTGTGTGCTTCAGACGGCGCTGGATCTCATCGCATCCGGCTACCAGGTGCATCTGGTGAGAAACGCCGTGACTTCCAGGTTCAATGAGGATTGGGAGACGGCCGTGGAGCTCCTTCGGGATGCGGGCGCGGTGATCACCACCGCGGAAATCGTCATCTTCCAGTGGGCGCGGCGCGCCAATACCGAGCGATTCAGAAGGCTCCTGCCCATCGTGAAGTAA